In Parasegetibacter sp. NRK P23, the genomic stretch TACACAATTTCGGTTAAGAATTAAATAACAGTGCTTTACAGACATTTCTTTCAACATCCTGTTAATAACTAAAATTGCATCTAATAGTGTTCAAAAACTATATTTGGTTAGAAGCGTTATCAGTGTATGACCTTCATTGCTGAAGGCATATAAATTGCACTGAACCTTTGCAGCGCCAGTAATTGTGAACCAAAATTCGAACACCTTGACAGACACGATCATCAACCTCGAAACGGTGAACCCCATTGAATTCTTCGGGGTCAACAACGGAAAGCTGGACCTCCTGAAAAAGAAATTCCCACTACTCAAGATCCTCTCACGCGGCACACAGATCAAACTCAGCGGCGCCCCTGAACAAGTGGAAACCGCCAAAGAAAAGATCGACCTCATTGTGCAGTACCTCGAAAGAAACGGACACATGAGTGAGAATTATTTTGAACAGATCCTTGGTGGAGACGATGCCGAGACCGTTGACAATTTTGTAGAAAGAAATCCGAACGACATTTTAGTATTTGGTCCGAACGGAAAAACCGTACGCGCCCGGACGGCCAACCAGAAACGCATGGTAACCGCCTGCGATAAGAATGATATTGTATTCGCAATCGGACCCGCGGGTACCGGTAAAACATATACTGCCGTAGCCCTGGCCGTACGCGCCCTGAAAAACAAGGCCGTTAAAAAAATCATCCTCACACGTCCCGCGGTGGAAGCAGGCGAAAGCCTTGGTTTTTTACCCGGCGACCTGAAAGAAAAAATTGATCCGTATCTTCGTCCGCTATACGATGCGCTGGACGACATGATTCCCGCCGATAAACTTGGTTACTACATGAGTACCAGGACCATCGAAATTGCACCGCTGGCTTATATGCGCGGAAGAACGCTGGACAACGCCTTCATCATCCTCGATGAGGCGCAGAACTCCAACGAACTGCAATTGAAAATGTTCCTGACCCGTATAGGCGCCAACGCGAAAGCCATTATAACGGGAGACCCCACACAGGTGGACCTTCCCAAGAACCAGCGAAGCGGTCTGGATAAAGCCACCCGCATCCTGAAACACATTGATGGCATCGCGCATATTGAGCTGGACGAAGAAGACGTTGTAAGGCACAGACTGGTGAAAGCCATTATCCGCGCCTACGACAAAGACAAGGAACGTGAGGAAGCGTATCTGGAACAACGATCCCAGAACAGACATCAATCATAATTCAAATGTTGAAAAGTAAAAAACGCAGCCTGTTATTGTTCTTAACCACAGTAACAGGCTGTTGGCTTGCATGCAATTCCCACGACGACGCGCCAAAAAATGCAGAGAACGCCCTTGACGCCGGCAGAGAATTTGTGCGCGCCTCTTTAGATGGCAATTACAAGAAAGCCGCCTTTTTCCTCCTCGAAGACAGTACAAACCAGAACCTGCTCACCCGCTGGGAAGAGAGTTACCGCAACCTTTCCTCCGACGACCGGGAGGCTTTCCGCCGGGCCAGCATCACCATCAATTCAGAAGAAGAAGTAAGCGACTCCGTTTCCATCATCAACTTCTCGAACAGTTACAAAAAGAAACCCCAGGTATTAAAGGTCATCAAAAGAGACGGCACCTGGAAAGTGGATTTCAAGTACACGTTCTCCGGAAACCTGTAACGGATGTCCGCAAAGTATTATCTGCTTCAAACAATCCGGGTACTGCTGATCAGCGGCGCTACCGGTTCGCTCGTGGCATTTTTTCTTGTTTCGCTGGATATGGCCACCAATCTGCGCTGGCAACATCCGTGGCTGTTGTATTTGTTGCCTGTGGCCGGTTTGGGTATATGGTACCTGTACCATCATTACGGCAAAAACAGTGAGAAGGGGAATAACCTTTTGCTGAACGAAATTCAATCGCCCGATGCCGGCATTCCGAGGAGAATGGCCCCGCTGGTGTTGGCATCCACCCTCATCACTCATCTTTTTGGCGGTTCGGCCGGTCGCGAAGGAACCGCCGTCCAGATTGGCGGCAGCATGGCCGCTTCTTTTTTTCCGATTTTCAAGATTGGTCCCCAGGATAAAACATTGCTTATTTCAGCGGGCATGGCGGCTGGATTCGGCGCGGTTTTCGGAACGCCCGTTACAGGTGCCATCTTCGCACTTGAAGTAGTTTCCATCGGCAATATCCGCTACCGTTCACTCCTTTTCTGCATGATCGCGGGTTATGCCGGGCACCTCACCTGCATGGCCTGGGGTGTGCACCACACTTTATATAAGGTCCAAACCATCGCGGAAGCCGATCCCTACCTCACCGATCCCTTGCTTTGGGTAAAAGCCGTGGCGGCAGGTGTAGCTTTCGGTCTGGCAGGACGCTTGTTCGCCTGGTCGGTGCGCAACTGGAGCGCGGAAATGAAAAGAATTATGCCTAAACCCTGGCTGGTGCCAGTGGCGGGGGGCATTGTAATGGTAGCATTGGGCAGCCTGCCGGGAGCGGGTGATTACCTGGGGCTGGGCGTGCATACCAAAGATGGAACCGGAGTTTCTATCATCAACGCATTCCAGACTGGCGGAGCCGATACCTTCAGTTGGGCCATCAAACTGGCTTTCACGGCCATCACACTGGGTTCGGGCTTCAAAGGCGGTGAAGTGACCCCGTTATTTTTTATCGGGGCAACACTGGGCAATGTACTGGCCCCGGTATTGGGCGTTCCGGTAGACCTGTTCGCGGGTCTTGGGTTCATCGCTGTGTTCTGTGGCGCCACCAATACCCCCATCGCCTGTACCCTTATGGGCGCCGAATTGTTTGGCGGCGGGAACATCCTGTACTTCGCCACCGCTTGTGTGGCGGCTTACATGGTGAGCGGGCACAAAGGAATTTACAGTGCGCAAACCATTGCTGAACCAAAATCTATCCACAAATAATATAATTTTCACGCAAACGAGTGCATCAATAAAAGAGGAACACTACTTTTGCACCGCCTTAAGACCTTACTCAAAACAAAACATATATTAAGTAAAAAACAAATATGCATCAAGTGTTACACCCCTGGCACGGCGTTGAACCCGGTGACCAGGCCCCAAGAGTGGTAAATGTGATCATCGAGATACCCCAGGGCTCGAGAGCAAAATACGAGATCGACAAAGCAAGCGGCCTGCTGAAACTGGACCGTGTGATCTACTCTTCTTTCCACTACCCTGTGAACTACGGATTTATTCCCCAGACTTATGGTGACGATAAGGATCCGCTGGACATCCTCGTGTTCACGTCGCTCCCCGTGCAGCCCCTCACCCTCATGGAAGCCAAAGTGATCGGCGTAATGCAGATGATCGATGGCGGAGACGGAGACGATAAGATCATCGCGGTGGCATCTAACGATCCCAGTGTGAACCACTACAACAATATGGAAGAACTGCCCCCGCATTTCTTCAGTGAGCTGCGTCACTTCTTCGAAGAATACAAAAGGCTCGAGAACAAGACCGTAAAAGTGGAAGAATTCCAGGATAAGGCCACTGCGCTCAAAATTGTGAGCGATGCCATCAAGCTTTACCAGGAAAACTTCGGAAATAAAGAACAAAACGCTTAATTTCGCCAAAATTTTAAACGTATGGAAGAAAAAAAATCAACCGGTAAATATTGGGTTTACTTCTTTTTATCGCTTGCTTTGATGGCAGGTATGTGGTTCCTCCTTCCTGAATATTCTTCCCTCTCCCTCGCGTTTGTGGTCACCGCATTCGTGAAGGCCATGGATATGATGTAAGCTTTTTTCAAATATTGGATAAAGGCCGCCTGTATGGTGGCCTTTTTTTATGGGTTAAAACACCTATTTTTTTGCAATGGTCATTGAGATAGTTTTGTGTTTATGAAAGACATTTCTTTATTAAACAGGCACACTGGCGCTCACTATGATTATCCTTCAAAAAGGGTACATTTGGATAAACGTAGTTTCATGAGCGGAAAAATTATCCATATCGACCCGGAGATCCTTGGCGGCACGCCGGTATTCTTCGGCACAAGGGTACCGATTAAGAACCTGTTTGACTACCTCGAAACAGGTGATTCCATCGAAACCTTCCTGAACGATTTTGAAGGGGTACAAAAAGAGCAGGTGATCAAATTATTGGAGATGTCTCAAAAACTTATTGAAACATCTACAAACATCCTGAATGAAAATTTTGCTTGATGAATGTGTAACCAGAAAACTGAAACCTTTCCTGGCTGAATATGAAGTGTACACCGTTGCGGAATGCGGGTGGAGCGGAATCAAGAATGGTAAATTGATGGGATTGTGCAGGGATCATGCTTATGATGTACTGATTACGATCGATAAAAACCTGATCTTTCAGCAACACTTAAAAGATTTTCCAGTTTGTATCGTGGTGCTGAATACTACTACAAGTAAATTGGAGGAATTAAGGGCGTTCCTTCCGGCGTTGAAATCAATGCTGCCATTACTCGAGCCGTCCAAAGCTTATATCGTTAATTCGTCTTAATACCGGCGTTCCGGATTACGCAACGGAAGTAAAGTTGAATAAAAACACCAGGCCTTGCATACGTCCAATACCTACTCAAAAACATATTCCGGCAGCACCCTGCGCAATAACCGCAATTTATGTGTGCGCTCGCCGGTGGTACTGCTGATGATTCCTTCGTGGTGGATCAAATCCACCCGCACTTCTCCTGATGCGTGGATAATTTGTCCGTCGCCGAGTAACAACCCCACGTGCGTGATTTTTCCTTCTTCGTTGTCGAAGAAAGCCAGGTCGCCGCAACGGGTCTCTTCGAGGAAGCCGATTTCTTTTCCCTGCCCTGCCTGCATTGACGCATCCCTGAGCAATGGCACCCCCATTAATTTGAACACCTGTTGTACGAAACCGCTGCAGTCTGCGCCGAAAACGGATTTTCCGCCCCACAGGTAACCGGTGTGAAGAAACTGGAACGCGAGCCCTTTCAGGATTACATCTTCACGAAGTGTTTCAGACCGGCGCCACAAAATCCCTTTATACAACAACTGAAGTTTGCCCCACGAAAAACCTTCGGGATGAAATCCGGGCAGGGACGCGCCAAGCGGAATGCGCACCGGCTCGCCGTTCAACATCACATCGTTCACCCAATCGCCCGCAAATGCTTCGCTTTCCTGCTCAAACAATGATGCATCTATAGCATGAAGCTGCGCTTGCTGGCACCAGCCTTCATAACCATCAAAACGCAACTGCACTTTCACCCATCCCCCCGGTTCATTTTCGAGTATGCGGCACCGTTCCCCAAACAGGAGCTGGCTCACCATTTCAGCACGATGCGAAGCGGTGGCGCGCAAAGGGGCGACTGGCACAATGCAGATGGCAACAGAAAATTGTTCCTCCGAAAAAAGAGTTTGCATAATAAAATATTGATGTGCCGATTTTTATGGAAATTTACCAAGAATCCATCAAACAGGAAACCTTAGCGGCACGTGGCGATCAAATCATTTGAAGACATTACCGACCAGGAACTGCTGAACCGGTTCCGCCACCAGCAGAACAATGAGTGGCTGGGCGTCCTGTTCGAACGGTACACCATGCTGCTGTTCGGCGTTTGCATGAAGTACCTGAAAGATGAAGACGAAGCACGCGATGCCGTACAACAGGTATTTCTGAAAGCACTCACCGAACTGCAGAAGTATGAAGTGAGCTACTTCAAATCCTGGGTGTACATGATCGCGAAGAACCATTGCCTGATGCAACTGAGGGGAAAACCGCAGAAGACGGAACTGCACGAGCACACGCTTTCTTCCGAATCAGAAATACCAGTGGAAGAAATCCTGGAACACGAATGGCAACTGAACCTGATGGAATCGGTGATCCCCCTGCTGAACCCGGAGCAACAACGGTGCATCAAACTGTTCTACCTGGAAAAAAAATCCTACCAGCAGATATGCGCTGAAACCGGTTTTTCGATGTTGCAGGTGAAGAGCCATATCCAGAACGGAAAACGCAACCTCCGCATCCTTATGGAACGTAAAATGAAGCGACCATCATGAACGAACAATCACCATACGAACAAGGAAACGGCCCCATCGATGAAAAGATGCTGCTCAAATTCCTGCGCGGTGAACTGAACGAACAGGAAGCCGCGGAAATGGAAGCGAGGATGGCAGCGTCCGACTTCGAGAAAGACGCGCTGGAAGGCCTGTCGCTGGTTTCTCCTGCTACGCCCATCGCCGACCATGTGCAGCAAATCAACCTACACCTGGAAACGCAGTTGAAAAAAAAGAACCGGGGCAGGAAGAAAAGAAAAATCTCCCTCCGATGGATTTATCTTGCACTCATCGTATTGCTGGGCCTGATCGTGATCGCTTATACCGTGCTGCACCTCCATTACCGTCAATAGATCGTTTTTCCGGGAAGATGTTTCCAGTCCTCGAAGACCAATGTGGCGGAAGGCACTGGTAAATGAATCAGTGGCACCTTTCTTAACTCAGTTGGCAGTTCCAGTTCATTGTAAATAAATGAGTCGTCGAAACCAATGGCCGCCGCATCGTGGCGCGTGTTCGCATAAAATACTTTTGATGGCCTTGCCCAATACAATGCCCCCAGGCACATCGGACAGGGTTCGCAGCTGGCATATACTTCACAACCATCCAGCTGAAAATGATCCAGGAACCTGCAGGCGTCCCTGATGGCCACCACTTCGGCATGCGCGGTAGGATCTTTGTGCGCTGCCACATTGTTCCAACCGCGGCCCACCACTTCATCTCCTTTTACGATCACGCAGCCGAAAGGGCCGCCATATCCACCTTCCATTCCTTTCCGTGAAAGGGCTATGGCCATTTGCATGAAATGTAGTTCACGTCCGGTCATTTCTTTTTCTTTTTAGTCTTTGCGCCAGGTAAAATAGCCGTTACTTTCTCCTTCAGATCGGTGATCTTTTCGCTGGCGGCTTCGGCAATTTCAGCAGTCTTTTCTTTTACATCATCCCAAACCTGTGCAGCTTTTTCCTTTACTGTTTCGGCTGCCGCGGCGGCTTTTTCAGCAATCGACACTTCTTTTTTCATTGCCGGCTTGCGTACTTTCGCTGGGGTTTGTTTTGCAACGGGCCGGGCTTTTGTGGCAACAGTTTTGACCTTTTTAGGCGCTGTTTTTTTCGCCGGAACAGTCTTAACCGCTGCTTTTTTTAAAGGTGTTGCTTTCGTGGCAGCCTTTGTTTTTTTAACCGGTGACTTCACCAATTTTTTAACGGGTTTACCAGCGGTCTTTTTAACAGCGGCTTTCGTTGTTTTAACTGGCGCAACGGCTTTTTTAACGGTCTTTCTGACCGCCTTTTTCACGGAAGTTTTGGGAGTAGATGGCATAAACTTGTTTTGTAGTAAATGAATAAGGCCCTTATAAATTTACTGCATTACAAAACCATGCCGAAGCAAATTACCCACTATTTAAGCGGATACCACAAATTAAGCAGGTAACGGTACGCTTCAAAAGAATGGTGTACGAACACATTCTTCCCGGTAAAAACATACTGGTTAAAATAAGCGGAATCCGGCTGAAGAATGATGGGCACACCCGCTGTCTGGTAATTACTTTCGTGAGCGTAGGCAGGTTCTTCCATCTGCGGCATTGATTTTTTCACCTGTTTAAATACCGTTTTTCCCAGGTATTTCCGGAATCTTTTCACTGACTTACTGGAAGAGCGCTCCATCTTATTGTAGACATGATTGCCGTAGGCCCTCACCAGGAAAGGCTGCTTTTTCAGTGCCCCTTTTACATCTTTAAAGGGATTCACTTCATTAAAATCGCGTACGGTCTGGAGGGAGAAGGGCGTTTCGGGTACCCAATCCACTGCGTTCACGATCCTGAAACCCCATCCGTTCCGGGTAATAAAATCAAAATCGTAGGCGTAATACTGGTTGCCAGGTTTAGGCGCCGCGCTGCAATACGTTTTGAACCGGATGTCTTTGGGAAGCAATTCGGGCTCCAGGTATTCAAAGAAAGACCGCACCATATAACTCAACGCGCCACCCTGACTATGGCCGATAATGATGAATTCCTTCACGCCTTTCTGGTAAAGTTTTTTTACTTCCGCCAACATCGAAGGCGCCATATCCGCAAGCCCGGTGAGCCAGCCCACATGCACCATGGCGCGTGGATTCGCGGAAAGCCTGTACTGAAAATTAACGGAGTCCGATACTTTAATAGTACCGGTTGCCGGCACCATGGCCGCATAGAAGTTTTCGAGCCAGGAAGGCGTTTTTCCAATGGTGCCACGGATGGAAATGATCCCGGTTTTATTTTGAAAGGTCCACATTTCCCATTTATTGTAAAGTCCGGACACCTTTGAAGAATACACCCTTCGGTATTCGTTCCCTGGTCTGATCTTGGGTCCCGGCGTCAGTGAATCATAAAAATGCGCTCCGAGATTGAGCGCGTTCACATATTCCTTCGGATCAAATCCCGACTGAAGGATTTGAGCGGAAACTGAAAGCGAAACAATACA encodes the following:
- a CDS encoding PhoH family protein, translating into MTDTIINLETVNPIEFFGVNNGKLDLLKKKFPLLKILSRGTQIKLSGAPEQVETAKEKIDLIVQYLERNGHMSENYFEQILGGDDAETVDNFVERNPNDILVFGPNGKTVRARTANQKRMVTACDKNDIVFAIGPAGTGKTYTAVALAVRALKNKAVKKIILTRPAVEAGESLGFLPGDLKEKIDPYLRPLYDALDDMIPADKLGYYMSTRTIEIAPLAYMRGRTLDNAFIILDEAQNSNELQLKMFLTRIGANAKAIITGDPTQVDLPKNQRSGLDKATRILKHIDGIAHIELDEEDVVRHRLVKAIIRAYDKDKEREEAYLEQRSQNRHQS
- a CDS encoding DUF4878 domain-containing protein: MLKSKKRSLLLFLTTVTGCWLACNSHDDAPKNAENALDAGREFVRASLDGNYKKAAFFLLEDSTNQNLLTRWEESYRNLSSDDREAFRRASITINSEEEVSDSVSIINFSNSYKKKPQVLKVIKRDGTWKVDFKYTFSGNL
- a CDS encoding voltage-gated chloride channel family protein; translated protein: MSAKYYLLQTIRVLLISGATGSLVAFFLVSLDMATNLRWQHPWLLYLLPVAGLGIWYLYHHYGKNSEKGNNLLLNEIQSPDAGIPRRMAPLVLASTLITHLFGGSAGREGTAVQIGGSMAASFFPIFKIGPQDKTLLISAGMAAGFGAVFGTPVTGAIFALEVVSIGNIRYRSLLFCMIAGYAGHLTCMAWGVHHTLYKVQTIAEADPYLTDPLLWVKAVAAGVAFGLAGRLFAWSVRNWSAEMKRIMPKPWLVPVAGGIVMVALGSLPGAGDYLGLGVHTKDGTGVSIINAFQTGGADTFSWAIKLAFTAITLGSGFKGGEVTPLFFIGATLGNVLAPVLGVPVDLFAGLGFIAVFCGATNTPIACTLMGAELFGGGNILYFATACVAAYMVSGHKGIYSAQTIAEPKSIHK
- a CDS encoding inorganic diphosphatase; translated protein: MHQVLHPWHGVEPGDQAPRVVNVIIEIPQGSRAKYEIDKASGLLKLDRVIYSSFHYPVNYGFIPQTYGDDKDPLDILVFTSLPVQPLTLMEAKVIGVMQMIDGGDGDDKIIAVASNDPSVNHYNNMEELPPHFFSELRHFFEEYKRLENKTVKVEEFQDKATALKIVSDAIKLYQENFGNKEQNA
- a CDS encoding DUF433 domain-containing protein, with the translated sequence MSGKIIHIDPEILGGTPVFFGTRVPIKNLFDYLETGDSIETFLNDFEGVQKEQVIKLLEMSQKLIETSTNILNENFA
- a CDS encoding DUF5615 family PIN-like protein, encoding MKILLDECVTRKLKPFLAEYEVYTVAECGWSGIKNGKLMGLCRDHAYDVLITIDKNLIFQQHLKDFPVCIVVLNTTTSKLEELRAFLPALKSMLPLLEPSKAYIVNSS
- a CDS encoding C40 family peptidase, with protein sequence MQTLFSEEQFSVAICIVPVAPLRATASHRAEMVSQLLFGERCRILENEPGGWVKVQLRFDGYEGWCQQAQLHAIDASLFEQESEAFAGDWVNDVMLNGEPVRIPLGASLPGFHPEGFSWGKLQLLYKGILWRRSETLREDVILKGLAFQFLHTGYLWGGKSVFGADCSGFVQQVFKLMGVPLLRDASMQAGQGKEIGFLEETRCGDLAFFDNEEGKITHVGLLLGDGQIIHASGEVRVDLIHHEGIISSTTGERTHKLRLLRRVLPEYVFE
- a CDS encoding RNA polymerase sigma factor, which translates into the protein MAIKSFEDITDQELLNRFRHQQNNEWLGVLFERYTMLLFGVCMKYLKDEDEARDAVQQVFLKALTELQKYEVSYFKSWVYMIAKNHCLMQLRGKPQKTELHEHTLSSESEIPVEEILEHEWQLNLMESVIPLLNPEQQRCIKLFYLEKKSYQQICAETGFSMLQVKSHIQNGKRNLRILMERKMKRPS
- a CDS encoding nucleoside deaminase, with the translated sequence MTGRELHFMQMAIALSRKGMEGGYGGPFGCVIVKGDEVVGRGWNNVAAHKDPTAHAEVVAIRDACRFLDHFQLDGCEVYASCEPCPMCLGALYWARPSKVFYANTRHDAAAIGFDDSFIYNELELPTELRKVPLIHLPVPSATLVFEDWKHLPGKTIY
- a CDS encoding lipase family protein; the encoded protein is MRFSVRILLILFSCIVSLSVSAQILQSGFDPKEYVNALNLGAHFYDSLTPGPKIRPGNEYRRVYSSKVSGLYNKWEMWTFQNKTGIISIRGTIGKTPSWLENFYAAMVPATGTIKVSDSVNFQYRLSANPRAMVHVGWLTGLADMAPSMLAEVKKLYQKGVKEFIIIGHSQGGALSYMVRSFFEYLEPELLPKDIRFKTYCSAAPKPGNQYYAYDFDFITRNGWGFRIVNAVDWVPETPFSLQTVRDFNEVNPFKDVKGALKKQPFLVRAYGNHVYNKMERSSSKSVKRFRKYLGKTVFKQVKKSMPQMEEPAYAHESNYQTAGVPIILQPDSAYFNQYVFTGKNVFVHHSFEAYRYLLNLWYPLK